Within the Staphylococcus warneri genome, the region AACTCTAGTATGTTCATAATTCTTTCTTGGCTAATTTCATTAACTATATCTAATTCCATATCTTCCCAAATCATAAAACATAATTCAGCGATACGCTTATTATCACTAGGATGTGCTTGTCTAATCATCATATATCCTTCCTCAAAATTTGTCTTAATTTCATTATATAGAAACTACGATATAATATAAATCAAAGGACCTATTTCATATTGAATTTAGAGATTTTGATGAGAGAATTGAACTTTAAGAAGTATTTCTAAAATACATTTTTATGTTTGTTACGTGATTAATTCTTTAATCGATGAATCTTATTTTTAGGAGGTAGCAAAAAATGAGAGTTAATAAAGTCATTTATATATTAGTAGCTATTTTTTTAGGAGGTATTGGTGTTCATAAATTTTATGCTGACAAAGTCGGACAAGGTCTTTTACATCTTGCCTTCTTTTGGACAGGTATTCCAAGTATTGTAGCTATTGTTCATGCTATTATCGTCGCTTTTACTAAAAAAGCTGACAATGACGGTTACATTGTTTTTGAAAAATAATATTTACCCTATTCTAGCGATTTATTTTCCATTCACTTTTAAAACATTAAAAACGGGGTATATATTATTTATCAAGTAAAAGCAAAAGGGAGACATAATTATGATGAACATTATTAAACGTGTAGTAAGAACAATCATAACAGGTTACATTGTTAAAATTATCCGTGATTTGATTTCAGGTAAATCAAACGGAAAAAAATAAAGAATAATATATCGAGAATTACTGCCCATCAATGTATTCATTACAATTGATGGGCTTTTTTATATAAATGGTCATTTAATAAAGACAAAATCTTCCATTCGTTATATAATAAGATAAATTTTATAAGTATTATAATTTTTATTAGAAATTTAAAGTCTTTTATTCTTAATTACTTATGAAATTTACTTTTTTATTTTATAACAATCTGGAGGTCAGTCTATCAATGAGATTTGGAATTTTATTAATTAGATGGATGTTAGCGACATCTTTTTTAGTACATGGCACGTTAAAATTTGTAGACCTAGAAGGTACGATACATTTTCTAGGTTCATTAGGTTTACCCCCACTACTTGCAATTTTAATGTCAATTGGTGAAGTTGTTGGAGGTATCTTCTTGATATTTGGGATTTTAACACCGTATGTTAATGTTTTCTATATTTGTGTGATGTTAGGTTCCATATTCACCTTAAAATT harbors:
- a CDS encoding TM2 domain-containing protein; this encodes MRVNKVIYILVAIFLGGIGVHKFYADKVGQGLLHLAFFWTGIPSIVAIVHAIIVAFTKKADNDGYIVFEK
- a CDS encoding SAR1012 family small protein, with amino-acid sequence MMNIIKRVVRTIITGYIVKIIRDLISGKSNGKK
- a CDS encoding DoxX family protein; translated protein: MRFGILLIRWMLATSFLVHGTLKFVDLEGTIHFLGSLGLPPLLAILMSIGEVVGGIFLIFGILTPYVNVFYICVMLGSIFTLKLTRGYVSGYEFEIIHIVMNVAVMSSYSWKKWIQFY